A single genomic interval of Gossypium raimondii isolate GPD5lz chromosome 11, ASM2569854v1, whole genome shotgun sequence harbors:
- the LOC105803974 gene encoding cytochrome P450 81Q32, which yields MEESTLFYASLALLFLFLAFNFLFQSKHRHENLPPSPLSLPIIGHLHLLINPPLHRPFLQLSKKLGPVFSLRLGSRLAVVVSSLSVIQECLTKNDIVLANRPNLLLSKHLGYNHTTVVSAPYGDYWRNLRRICTIEIFSPNRLNKFHGIRKDEVRRLLLKLSHNSREAFAKVELKSMFTDLILNNLMRMMAGKIYFGEDVSDDGEAKEFRELIAEVVEYSGAGNPADYLPILNWAGNYEKKLLELFKRMDGFLQGLIDERRNANGGNMMIDHLLSLQESEPENYTDQTIKGLIVVLLFAGTDTSAVTLEWAMSNLLNNPEVLKKAKAEIDAQVGEERLIDESDIAKLPYLQNMMSETLRLYPAAPLLVPHKTSDDCTIGGYNVPSNTIVLINAWAIQRDPELWDDPSSFKPERFESESKDHGHKYLPFGMGRRACPGASMAHRMVNLTLGSLIQCFEWKRVGVEEIDMTEGKGVTMPKVEPLEAMCKARAILHKDLYRAA from the exons atgGAAGAATCCACCCTTTTTTACGCATCTCttgctcttctttttcttttcctggCTTTCAACTTCTTGTTTCAATCAAAACATCGCCATGAAAACTTGCCGCCCAGTCCGCTTTCCCTTCCCATCATTGGCCACCTTCACTTGCTAATAAACCCACCTCTTCACCGTCCCTTCCTCCAGCTTTCGAAAAAGCTCGGTCCAGTCTTTTCTCTTCGCTTGGGTTCACGCCTTGCCGTGGTCGTTTCATCACTCTCAGTGATCCAGGAATGCTTAACCAAGAACGATATCGTGTTAGCCAATCGCCCCAACTTGCTGTTGAGCAAACACCTGGGTTATAACCACACCACCGTCGTAAGCGCGCCATATGGTGATTATTGGCGTAACCTCCGTCGTATTTGTACAATCGAAATCTTCTCACCGAATCGTCTCAACAAGTTCCACGGTATCAGAAAAGATGAAGTGCGAAGATTGTTGTTGAAACTATCTCATAACTCGCGAGAAGCTTTTGCCAAGGTAGAGCTTAAATCAATGTTTACTGACTTGATACTTAATAATCTCATGCGAATGATGGCCGGAAAGATATATTTTGGTGAAGATGTTAGTGATGACGGTGAGGCAAAGGAGTTTAGGGAGCTCATAGCAGAGGTGGTTGAATATTCTGGCGCAGGGAATCCGGCAGATTATCTGCCAATACTGAATTGGGCTGGTAATTATGAGAAGAAACTGTTGGAGCTCTTTAAGAGGATGGATGGTTTCTTGCAAGGGCTAATCGATGAACGTCGAAATGCAAATGGAGGAAATATGATGATCGATCATCTCCTTTCTTTACAAGAATCGGAGCCTGAGAACTACACCGATCAGACTATCAAAGGGCTTATAGTT GTATTGCTTTTCGCCGGAACTGACACATCGGCGGTGACGTTAGAGTGGGCCATGTCGAACTTACTGAATAACCCAGAGGTGTTGAAGAAAGCGAAGGCGGAAATCGATGCTCAAGTTGGTGAAGAAAGGTTGATTGATGAATCGGATATTGCTAAGCTACCTTACCTTCAAAACATGATGTCGGAGACCCTTAGACTATACCCGGCCGCCCCACTTCTAGTGCCTCATAAAACATCCGATGACTGTACCATAGGTGGGTATAATGTGCCTAGCAACACCATTGTGTTAATCAATGCATGGGCGATACAAAGAGACCCTGAGTTGTGGGATGATCCGTCGAGTTTCAAGCCGGAAAGGTTTGAGAGTGAAAGTAAAGATCATGGGCACAAGTACTTGCCTTTCGGTATGGGAAGGAGGGCATGTCCTGGGGCAAGCATGGCTCACCGTATGGTCAACTTAACTTTGGGGTCATTGATCCAATGCTTCGAATGGAAAAGGGTAGGTGTGGAAGAAATTGATATGACCGAAGGTAAAGGAGTCACCATGCCCAAAGTTGAGCCATTGGAAGCGATGTGCAAGGCACGCGCCATCCTCCACAAGGATCTTTATAGGGCAGCTTAG
- the LOC105801078 gene encoding probable receptor-like protein kinase At5g24010, whose translation MEKLLFLYLLLPLFLTLQFYPVPILSHPYNFPDKFFINCGSGSSLPQCGNRKFVGDKNPNSFSVEISKYVQDTNQSTTELSLYKATRFYRCPFSYEFDITDKGLHAVRLHFFPFLSNKANLADALFNVSASNKSLVSNLSFRNITSFPLIKDFLVPINSASFRIYFIPAFRTSFAFVNAIEVFRVPNLKDNRIHVTSTGNKGPFKGLTFQVLRTVMRVNVGGQSISDQSAAASVWLADDDYIFIGNSSKRCTYLQNGKVNYVDEEIPNENFTLASENLVPKAVYMSCRKVILNDGQASNSTNITWHFKVSKNARHLVRAHFCDIIAPGVNTVYFGLFIYSKYKQEISPNEDSGFTAIPFYYDFVVDSGDSDFIGISVVLGEELATDIYAYLSGLEIMEFIKEPGLELEIRQPKGKRAIFIITGSVVGFLVICGLLVFSLLCKTSYGVRTLRFLRMSSYLGTGTRSVNPPQLNMSFAEIVEATKNFEAKLLIGKGGFGKVYRGTLRNDLKVGMKRSESKHGQGLPEFQTEVMVLSRIRHRHLVALIGYCNEGPEMILVYEFMEKGNLRDHLYKLHQNLEKSSILSSLTLNQRLEICIGAAEGLHYLHTSSDGGIIHRDVKSTNILLDEGYVAKVADFGLSKSGLLDPAERSIGVKGSFGYLDPEYFKCLQFTEKSDVYSFGVVLLEVHCARPAILTSQRMEEINLAEWGLSWLKKGELEKIIDPSVAGQININSLRKFSEIVEKCLKPTGANRPTMHDVYWDLKYTLQLQQTAVCREPHEDSAIDPSLDSSSPTFQHLPSNSFPMEKDYVPMEKDDGSATTSSGVFSQLKIDDGR comes from the coding sequence ATGGAAAAGTTGCTCTTCCTTTACTTACTCTTACCTTTGTTTCTAACACTCCAGTTTTATCCTGTTCCAATTCTGTCCCATCCTTATAATTTTCCAGATAAATTCTTCATCAACTGTGGGTCGGGTTCTAGTTTGCCACAATGCGGCAACAGGAAGTTTGTTGGTGACAAGAATCCCAATTCCTTCTCTGTTGAAATCAGCAAATATGTCCAAGACACTAACCAGTCCACAACAGAGTTGTCTCTCTACAAAGCAACAAGGTTTTACAGATGCCCATTTTCGTATGAGTTCGACATCACTGACAAAGGCCTGCATGCGGTACGccttcatttttttccattcttgTCCAACAAGGCTAATCTAGCTGATGCTTTATTCAATGTTTCTGCTTCCAATAAGTCTCTGGTATCCAATCTCAGTTTCAGAAACATTACTTCTTTCCCTTTGATCAAGGATTTCTTGGTGCCTATCAATTCAGCCAGCTTTAGAATCTACTTCATCCCTGCATTTAGAACATCTTTTGCTTTTGTGAATGCTATAGAAGTTTTTCGTGTTCCAAATCTTAAGGACAACCGAATTCATGTTACTTCAACAGGAAATAAGGGTCCTTTCAAAGGCTTGACCTTTCAGGTACTTAGAACAGTTATGAGGGTTAATGTTGGGGGTCAATCAATTAGTGACCAAAGTGCTGCGGCATCAGTATGGTTAGCTGATGATGACTATATATTTATTGGAAATTCATCAAAAAGGTGTACCTATCTGCAGAATGGTAAGGTAAACTATGTTGATGAAGAAATACCTAACGAAAACTTTACTCTAGCATCTGAAAACTTAGTTCCAAAGGCTGTTTATATGTCTTGCAGAAAAGTAATCTTAAATGATGGACAAGCATCAAATTCTACTAACATTACTTGGCATTTCAAAGTCAGTAAGAATGCCCGTCATCTTGTTCGGGCTCATTTCTGTGACATTATTGCTCCGGGGGTTAACACAGTGTATTTCGGTCTCTTTATATACAGCAAGTACAAACAAGAAATTAGTCCTAATGAGGATTCTGGTTTTACAGCAATTCCATTCTACtatgattttgtggttgacTCGGGTGATTCTGACTTTATTGGTATTAGTGTTGTCCTTGGGGAGGAGTTAGCGACAGATATATATGCTTACCTGAGTGGACTCGAGATCATGGAGTTTATCAAAGAACCAGGCTTGGAACTAGAAATAAGGCAACCAAAAGGGAAGCGTGCAATATTTATCATAACCGGTTCAGTCGTTGGGTTTCTTGTTATCTGTGGCTTGTTGGTGTTCTCCTTGTTGTGCAAGACTTCGTATGGTGTCCGTACCCTTCGTTTTCTAAGAATGAGCTCTTATCTTGGAACAGGCACAAGATCTGTCAATCCCCCTCAGTTAAATATGTCTTTTGCTGAAATAGTAGAGGCAACAAAAAACTTCGAGGCCAAATTGCTGATTGGGAAAGGAGGCTTCGGTAAGGTTTATAGAGGAACTCTACGGAATGATCTCAAAGTGGGAATGAAAAGAAGCGAGTCAAAACATGGTCAGGGCCTTCCAGAATTCCAAACTGAGGTTATGGTTCTATCCAGGATTCGACATCGCCATCTTGTTGCCCTGATTGGATATTGCAATGAAGGGCCTGAGATGATACTGGTGTATGAGTTCATGGAGAAGGGGAATCTCAGAGACCATCTTTACAAGTTGCATCAGAATCTGGAGAAATCATCTATATTATCTTCATTGACATTGAATCAAAGGCTTGAAATTTGTATCGGAGCAGCTGAGGGTCTTCATTACCTCCACACCAGTTCAGATGGAGGAATCATTCATCGTGATGTTAAGTCCACAAACATATTGCTTGATGAAGGATATGTAGCAAAGGTTGCGGATTTTGGCCTTTCCAAATCAGGTCTGCTTGATCCAGCTGAGCGCAGCATAGGCGTAAAAGGCAGCTTCGGTTATCTCGATCCTGAGTATTTTAAATGCCTTCAGTTCACGGAAAAATCTGATGTTTATTCATTTGGTGTGGTACTCCTGGAAGTGCATTGTGCTAGACCAGCTATCCTTACCTCCCAAAGGATGGAAGAAATAAATTTAGCTGAGTGGGGATTGTCTTGGTTAAAAAAAGGGGAACTTGAAAAGATTATTGATCCTTCAGTGGCAGGCCAGATTAATATTAATTCACTGAGGAAATTCAGTGAAATAGTTGAGAAATGTCTGAAGCCCACTGGAGCCAACAGGCCTACAATGCATGATGTCTACTGGGACTTGAAATACACATTGCAGCTACAGCAAACTGCAGTGTGCCGAGAGCCCCACGAGGACAGCGCCATAGATCCTTCTCTGGACTCATCATCACCAACTTTTCAGCATTTACCATCAAACAGCTTCCCAATGGAGAAAGATTATGTGCCTATGGAAAAGGATGATGGTTCTGCCACAACATCTAGTGGAGTCTTCTCCCAGCTGAAGATTGATGATGGCAGATAG
- the LOC128034529 gene encoding probable receptor-like protein kinase At5g24010 has protein sequence MLNSLMVMFSLLPLLLFCSLFLLSPAEPAAVDDTYTLPYEYFINCGSKSRVTFGIRNFTQDRNLGPFSCKGSKPVRDTKSSAYTHLLYQTARIFRHPWPYKLRISRSGTYLVRLHFFAFSSSSIILTDAVFNVTAKAESADADASAPWFLLLSKFKMKNSNEPPVVKEFLLRIGAGEFVIYFVPSGISCLAFVNAIEVFLAPTGFIPDNAVRINSSGIKGNYSGLLSKLLQKIYRINVGGPNVTEKTDTLMRHWIADDQFLLLPGSAENKQISYDQLEFERGANGSTKYIAPEDVYGTAKELNPKFSNITWRFKVGENARYFVRAHFCDFINPSLSYPGLNLCINEKFCEWISPNEAVNQLTAPFYADFVVASGKTGNIDITVGPHINGTSETAFLNGLEIMQLMENSYSSFVPPKPRKKILVVIAVSLGLTFAFIIMAVVMVRLVCMKEDRDTTPRLPSSLALLGYGSGNDMSTGRTAGLSLCLELRIPFAEIQQATQDFDLKCFVGEGGFGKVYEGTLRGEKVAVKRREPGHKQGLAEFQTEIMVLSQARHRNLVSLIGYCDEKSEMILVYEFMEKGNLKDNLYDKDGCSKQNGLSWEKRLEICIDSAAALHHLHTGSPVKIIHRDVKSTNILLDENYTAKVSDFGISKSRSPDHALDNTGVKGSIGYIDPDYFMSLELTEKSDVYSFGVVLLEVLCARPAIINSPQKEEVNLADWGLHCLKKRQLEKIIDPFLVDKINSNSLRKFGEAVQKCLEAKGSERPTMSDVMWDLKYALTLHTGITREEPDETTTNASLQFGLPVLLHLPTTSFPGEENEQSIVANSGSEKSASEVFSQEKFAGAK, from the coding sequence ATGCTCAACTCTTTAATGGTTATGTTCTCACTTCTTCCACTACTCTTGTTTTGTTCACTCTTTCTTCTCTCACCAGCTGAGCCTGCAGCTGTTGATGATACCTACACCCTTCCATATGAATACTTCATTAACTGTGGATCAAAGTCCAGAGTGACCTTTGGAATCAGGAACTTCACCCAAGACCGAAATTTGGGTCCCTTCTCATGCAAAGGAAGCAAACCTGTCCGAGACACTAAATCTTCAGCTTATACACATTTGTTATATCAAACAGCAAGAATATTCAGACACCCTTGGCCTTATAAGCTTAGAATAAGCCGAAGCGGCACGTACCTGGTACGACTTCATTTCTTTGCTTTTTCATCATCATCTATCATCTTGACGGATGCTGTGTTTAACGTCACTGCTAAAGCTGAGTCTGCTGATGCTGATGCCTCAGCTCCATGGTTCTTACTGTTGTCAAAGTTTAAGATGAAAAATAGTAATGAACCACCAGTAGTTAAGGAATTCTTGCTTAGAATTGGAGCTGGTGAGTTTGTGATCTACTTCGTACCTTCGGGAATATCATGTTTGGCTTTTGTAAACGCCATTGAAGTCTTTCTTGCACCCACTGGCTTCATCCCTGATAATGCCGTACGCATCAATTCCTCAGGGATTAAAGGCAATTACAGCGGTTTGCTTTCTAAACTCTTGCAGAAAATTTATAGGATCAATGTTGGAGGTCCCAACGTCACAGAGAAGACTGATACACTTATGAGGCATTGGATAGCAGATGACCAGTTTTTGCTCCTTCCAGGCTCTGCTGAAAACAAGCAAATCAGCTATGACCAACTAGAATTTGAACGTGGAGCTAATGGTTCAACTAAGTATATCGCCCCAGAGGATGTCTATGGGACTGCCAAAGAGTTgaatccaaaattttcaaatattacttGGCGTTTTAAAGTCGGTGAGAATGCCAGGTACTTTGTTCGGGCACATTTCTGTGATTTCATTAATCCCTCTCTTAGTTATCCTGGGCTCAATCTCTGTatcaatgaaaaattttgtGAGTGGATAAGTCCAAATGAGGCAGTTAATCAGCTGACAGCTCCATTTTATGCTGATTTTGTTGTTGCTTCTGGCAAAACTGGAAATATCGACATAACAGTCGGTCCTCATATAAATGGTACAAGTGAAACTGCTTTTTTGAATGGCCTTGAGATTATGCAGCTAATGGAAAACTCGTATTCATCTTTCGTGCCGCCCAAGCCCAGAAAGAAGATTCTGGTCGTTATAGCAGTTTCACTTGGTCTGACATTTGCATTCATTATAATGGCGGTGGTGATGGTTCGTCTAGTTTGCATGAAAGAAGATCGGGATACAACTCCGCGTTTGCCATCTTCTTTAGCTCTTCTTGGATACGGCAGTGGAAATGACATGTCAACTGGTAGAACTGCAGGTCTTAGTCTGTGCCTTGAACTAAGGATACCCTTTGCTGAAATACAGCAAGCAACACAAGATTTTGACTTGAAATGTTTCGTTGGTGAGGGTGGATTCGGTAAAGTATACGAAGGAACACTTCGTGGCGAGAAAGTTGCTGTTAAACGGAGGGAACCAGGACACAAGCAAGGTCTTGCAGAATTCCAGACTGAGATAATGGTACTTTCTCAAGCTCGCCATCGTAACCTTGTTTCCTTGATTGGATACTGTGATGAAAAGTCTGAGATGATATTAGTTTATGAATTCATGGAAAAGGGGAATCTTAAAGATAATCTTTACGACAAAGATGGCTGTTCTAAACAAAATGGATTGTCATGGGAGAAAAGACTTGAAATCTGCATTGACTCAGCAGCAGCCCTCCATCACCTGCACACAGGTTCCCCTGTGAAAATTATTCACCGAGATGTCAAGTCAACAAACATCTTGCTTGATGAAAATTACACAGCTAAAGTATCTGATTTTGGTATTTCGAAATCAAGAAGTCCTGATCATGCACTGGATAATACAGGTGTAAAAGGTAGCATTGGCTACATCGATCCAGACTATTTCATGTCTTTAGAGTTGACAGAAAAGTCCGACGTGTACTCTTTTGGAGTGGTACTTCTAGAAGTTCTTTGTGCTAGACCAGCTATTATCAACTCTCCTCAGAAGGAAGAGGTGAACCTAGCAGATTGGGGCTTGCACTGCCTAAAGAAACGGCAACTTGAAAAGATTATTGATCCTTTCCTGGTggataaaataaactcaaattcatTGAGAAAATTTGGTGAAGCAGTTCAGAAGTGCTTGGAGGCAAAGGGTAGTGAGAGGCCTACTATGAGCGATGTTATGTGGGACTTGAAATATGCATTGACTCTACATACAGGAATAACCAGAGAAGAGCCTGATGAAACCACAACAAATGCTTCATTGCAATTTGGGTTACCTGTTCTTCTCCATTTACCAACTACTAGCTTCCCAGGAGAGGAAAATGAACAGTCCATAGTAGCTAACAGTGGCTCAGAGAAATCTGCTAGTGAAGTGTTCTCCCAGGAGAAGTTTGCTGGTGCCAAATAA
- the LOC105803973 gene encoding uncharacterized protein LOC105803973, with amino-acid sequence MSLLSRLRCITVDVTGTLIAYKGELGDYYCMAAKSVGLPCPDYKRVHQGFKLAYTEMVNKYPCFGFAAKMPNIVWWKTCVRDSFVRAGYEYDEETFEKIFRRIYASFGSSAPYTVFSDSQPFLRWAREKGIKVGIISNAEYRYQDVILPALGLNQGTEWDFGVFSGLEGVEKPDPRIYEIALQRAGNIAPEETLHIGDSMRKDYVPARSVGMNALLLDRFRTPDAEEWRKSGAIVLPDLVAVKELLCSEKSASAC; translated from the coding sequence ATGTCCCTTTTATCCAGATTGCGATGTATCACTGTGGATGTTACTGGGACTCTCATAGCTTATAAAGGGGAGCTTGGTGATTACTACTGCATGGCAGCCAAATCTGTTGGGTTGCCATGCCCCGACTATAAACGCGTGCATCAAGGTTTCAAGCTTGCGTATACAGAGATGGTGAACAAGTATCCGTGTTTTGGGTTTGCAGCAAAAATGCCTAACATTGTTTGGTGGAAAACTTGTGTTAGAGATTCATTTGTCAGAGCAGGATACGAGTACGATGAGGAGACATTTGAGAAGATATTTAGACGCATATATGCTTCCTTTGGCTCATCCGCACCCTATACGGTATTTTCGGACTCACAACCCTTCCTGAGATGGGCTCGTGAAAAGGGTATTAAAGTGGGGATTATAAGCAATGCTGAATATCGGTACCAAGATGTGATTCTTCCAGCCTTGGGTTTGAACCAGGGAACAGAGTGGGACTTTGGTGTGTTCTCTGGTCTTGAAGGTGTAGAGAAACCAGACCCCCGGATCTACGAGATTGCTCTTCAAAGGGCTGGAAATATTGCTCCAGAAGAGACTCTGCACATTGGTGACAGCATGCGCAAAGATTATGTACCAGCAAGGAGTGTGGGGATGAATGCCTTGTTATTGGATAGGTTCAGAACTCCTGATGCTGAGGAGTGGAGAAAATCCGGTGCTATTGTTCTTCCTGACCTGGTGGCGGTCAAGGAACTGCTTTGTTCAGAGAAGTCAGCTTCAGCTTGTTAA